The Impatiens glandulifera chromosome 3, dImpGla2.1, whole genome shotgun sequence genome contains a region encoding:
- the LOC124932977 gene encoding transcription factor TCP12-like, with translation MHPSNSINGNISINPFFPFIPHKEDEENSFFLQHIHDLLFLNHHQPPPPPPVVADPQQPYSGFMTPAKEEEDERIVGSSTKRKKKDRHSKIHTAKGPRDRRMRLSLDIARRFFDLQDLLGFDKASRTVEWLLLKSRAAIHELSNSSAGFVGVSNTPPHNGSVNSTTSECEVVSKTCGIISAKEKKTTRKSAYDPTMAKESRKAARERAKERTREKIQTSLDHDQMIRPFMNNLDEISPNNHHLDLQHLQDPAASSSVIFNYEYDDHQNLHGISQQNYEDYGISAKTWEAYNSINLC, from the exons ATGCACCCTTCAAACTCCATCAATGGAAATATCAGTATTAATCCCTTCTTCCCTTTCATACCCcataaagaagatgaagaaaactCCTTTTTCCTTCAGCATATCCATGACCTGCTCTTCCTCAACCACCACCAaccaccgccgccgccgccagTTGTAGCCGACCCACAACAACCGTACTCCGGATTCATGACACCCGCcaaagaagaagaggatgagcGAATCGTTGGATCTTCCAccaagagaaagaagaaagacaGGCATAGTAAGATTCACACGGCTAAGGGTCCTAGGGACAGAAGAATGAGACTGTCCCTAGACATTGCTAGAAGGTTCTTCGACCTTCAAGACTTGTTAGGGTTTGACAAAGCTAGCAGAACTGTCGAATGGCTGCTCTTGAAATCGAGAGCAGCCATTCACGAACTTTCAAACAGTTCGGCTGGTTTTGTCGGTGTTTCAAACACTCCTCCTCATAATGGGAGTGTCAATTCCACGACTTCCGAATGCGAAGTTGTTTCGAAAACGTGTGGAATCATTAGTGCTAAGGAGAAGAAGACTACACGAAAATCGGCCTATGATCCTACCATGGCGAAGGAGTCTAGAAAGGCGGCAAGAGAAAGGGCTAAGGAGAGGACTCGAGAGAAGATCCAAACTAGTTTGGATCATGATCAAATGATAAGGCCGTTTATGAATAATCTTGATGAAATTAGTCCTAATAATCATCATCTAGATCTGCAGCATCTTCAAGATCCAGCAGCTTCCTCTTCTGTCATCTTCAACTATGAATATGATGATCATCAAAACCTGCATGGAATCTCACAACAG AATTATGAAGATTATGGGATTTCTGCTAAAACATGGGAGGCCTACAACAGCATTAACCTATGTTAG